DNA sequence from the Schistocerca americana isolate TAMUIC-IGC-003095 chromosome 2, iqSchAmer2.1, whole genome shotgun sequence genome:
ACAGTGAAATCCTCCACTCGCCAAATAGTATGAAGCAAAAGGAAACTCGACAGAGTACGTGTAATTACCCATAGAACATCTACTGTATATTCGTACAAGCTTTCTGATATGAGAACTCTCACATATGCGTAATCTGCTTTATTCACAGTGGTATAAATCTTAAAAATATGTGGTCTGTCACGTAACTCCTTAAACTGGTAACGTCATTAATCAATAAAACAACATTACATACTTGGAAGCTGAAATTCATTCACAGCCTACCTTTGTAACAGGTACTCTACAGAAATATAGAAATTTAAATTACTCTTCATCAGAAAGAATTATTGCTACACGTAAGTTGTGTCGGCAATACTGGCTAACAGTTCTTTTGTTATAGCAGCTACCAATGTTCAAAAAGATACATAAACTGGGTGAGCGTCTACTTTGCTAAGAAATGTTATCAACATTTTGTACCTCTGATTTCGGTTTCAACGTGTTGGACAACGGTTCGTGGACCTCTGCAACCCAGAATCCGGTATCACGGGACGACATGTATACTCGGGGAATATCTGCTATTTCCTGGCTGACTTCCATGGCCCTCATGACATGTGCAAAGTAGATGCCTCCATACACGATGAAAACCACACTTGCTGGCACCGTAAGAAAGCAAATACGAAATGGAACGCCGACAAAAATAAACAGAAGGGCCGACACAAGAATAATTGACTGAAATGTTATTTCCCGTAACAATCCAGCAAAAAATGCCGTGTTGACTGTTGACATTATCCCTTCCTTCACAATTTCTTGGCACTGTAATTGGTCTCCAGGTTGATAATACCGAATAACAACTGTTCCCATTTTTATAACGTCAGTAACTGAAACAAAAATGCCAAATTATATTAAAATAATCGATCACtgcagaaatgattttcttttgcagCAAATTCATTCGCAAGCTTCATGCCAGCAATATCCAAGTTCTGCCTTCTGAAGGCCTCTAGGCctgaactagatattattttctacGAGTCAACATTCGAAACTTCGAATTAAAACAACATCCAAGCTATAATTCAAACAAAACTAAATATTTATATACACCCAACACCCCATTCACACAGTCAAAACAAGCGCACAATCCGATATACTACATGCGATGGGTCGTTCGCTGTATTCATATCGACTATGCCACAGATGCGAGAGTCGGTTGCATCGATATGTGTGACTGATTCAGTAATGGGCGTTAAAGGATGAAAGGACACGAAagcacgaaagaaactggtataggcacgcgtattcaaatacagagatatgtaaacaggcagaatacagcactgcggtcggcaagtcctatataagacaacaactgtctggcgcagttgttagatcgtttgctgctgctacaatggcaggttatcaagattcaagtgaatcTGAAAATTCTGTtacagtcgtcgcacgagcgatgggacacagcatctccaaggcagcgaggaagtgggaatttttccagtacgaccattccacgagtgtaccgtgaatatcaggaatccggtaatacatcagctctccgacatcgctgcggccgaaaaaagatcctgcaagaacgagatcaaTGATGACTGAAAAATATCgtttaacatgacagaagtgcaatccttccgcaaattgctgcagatttcaacgcagggccatcaacaagtgtcagcgtgcaactcTTTCAACGAAATGTAATCGATATGAGCTCTCGGAatcgaaggcccaatcgtgtactcttgatgactgcacgacagagcATGAaacctcgcctggggccgtcaacaccgacattcgactgttgatgactggaaacattgccttgttggacgagtctcatttcaaaattGTATCGAGAAGAAGGacgtatgaagacaacctcatgaaccctgcgtgtcagcaggggactgtccaaggtggtggaggctctgtaatggtgtggggagtgtgcactTGGAGTTCTAACAGACCActggtatgtctagatacgactctgatggtgacatgtacataagcattccGTCtgtttacctgcatccattcacgtccattgtgcaatccgaagGACTtgtgaaattccagcaggacaatgcgacaatgcTCAcggtcagaattgctacagagtgagtccaggaacactcttctgagtttaaacacttccgctggccaccaaactcccatacctgtgatgtcttgcaacgtaatgttcagaagagatatcctaCCCTTGTActcttaacggatttatggacagccctgcaggattcatggtgtcacttccctccagccctacatcaaacattagtcgagtccatgccacgttgtgttgcggcacttctgcgtgcccgcagGGGCccgaacgatattaggcaggtgtgccagtttcttcggctcgtcagtgtatttagtatagagatcactgattCTGAACTCCAAAAACACGAGAATACAATGTATCAATACTCCAGAATGGGTTCTTTGTGTGAGTGAGTATATCTTCAAGGCCCCTACCATATTCTGATGCAGCCATCAAGAAACAATATTCTCTTCACGAATGCTTATTTTCCCAACGTAAAATACATTCTGTTCCGAATACATCTGATGTATTTCGCAGTCAGCCAATGAGAACAGAGGTTACAATAAGCCAATGAAAACAGTCTGATGCGAGTATTATATTTTGTAGTAGGTTCGCTTGAGGTACAATCGCAACCACACAAATGCGTTTGACGCAGGCATTCTCCCAGTTTCCGTAGTTTGTGATTCGATGAAAGCTGTTCGAACTGCGGCCAATGGATGGTTGCAAAATAGTTATGACTAATCAGAGTAAATTCTTCTGACTGGCTCCAAAGCCTTTAATAAGCCTGCCTCAAAGAGATAACGATGTGAATGTGCAGACATTTTTGTATTCAGTCTCATACCATTCTCGTTGAAGATAGAAGTTCTAGGTTCCTGTTAGCTTTGTAAAAGAACTTCATGACTCATACTTGTGAAAACTTAATACAGCCTAGTGTAATTTTATTCCTTTGAAGGATTTTTCTGTAGAAATCTGTTGTGTATATAAGGCCTGGGGTATCAAAAGCAAAAGGATCTCACTATCCTGAAACATCACTTTCAAAatgaataaatgtttttttttccttcatataaGGATCCGATCACAATAGGCGATAATTGGAAGGGGGGGGGCACATATTACACTCATTGCCATAAATGACATTCACACATAAAAATGGTTTGCTTTAGAGGGGAGGCGAAATAGGCAGAAATAAGCATATTATGCTGTTGCACATATATTAGTGAAATTAAGTTGTATACCAGATTCTTAATCAGTTGACATATTGCAGCCTCTCCCTAACAACAGAACTGACAATATTTTTTCTTCAACTTAGATAGTTTTCAgcatttttcatgtttttactACACAGTTGTTCAACAAAATTTATGTTACCAAAATCTATGAGACAAGCTGATCAGATTTTTTTCATCAGGCACATAATCAAAATATGTAAAAGGAAACAGGATGTTGATGAGGAAAGTAGTGTTAGAAATAATTAAGAATGCCTTGAGTTAACTGTGGTATCTATGTACAGTGTCCCAAAAACTGGTGCCAAAGTTATTGTCCACCATGTGGATAATCTCTTAATGTACTTACTTGGATACAAgaatcataaaattttaatatttagtGACATTGATATAGATGTGATGGTGCAAAAATTCTAAAAGTAGATTACTGCTAGATACCCTCTAGTCATGGGGTTATAATTGCCTTAACTATAAGCCCATGAGGCAGAACGCCTGTCCAAATAATTTTATATCAAACATTGGCACAGATGATGTAGTCTTAAATGTTGTTAAACAAATGctctctgaccatgatggaatTTTCCTAAAATTAATGGggtgcaaaaaaaaatcatgttcaaTCAATAGAACCCCAGATAGCGAGGCAGATAAATCCATCAAATATAACAAATCTCGTACAAAGACTTTTAAACATTGAACAGTATAATACTGTCATGTAGAATAAATTTTTAAGTGATCCTTTTGATTATTTCTTATATACCATTACAACTGTCTTTAATCAATATTGCCCCCTCATTATTAAACACAATAGACTAAATGCAACGAGAAAACAGGAAAGAAGTGTAACTGACTGATATACATCTAACTTAAATAACTTAAGAATTTTGTTAAGAACTCTAATAATAAGTACAGACATTCATATGCCAAATTAAAAAGGCTGCACAGAAATGATATCATTTCTGCAAAGGAAAAAGCAAATGACAGCTATATTTCTCAGGCTAGTAACAAATGTAAGGCAGCATGGAAAATAATTAAAGCAGAAAAGGGTTAATTGCAGAAAATCTATCTGTCTCTCTAAGTGCAGATGAACTAAataatagtttcataaattctGGGAAATTAGCTATAACAGatgaaagaaatttagaggacAATGAAGGATGTTTACTGAAGGAACATTTCCAGACTACCCTAAACTGACAATTGTCTTGCCCATATTCAATAAAGGAGACAGAACTTCACACCAAAATTACAGACCCATTGCAATAGTACctacaatattcaaaattattgAAACATTAATGAAAGACCAGTTAAAtgattattttttagtttttcaacCTCCTAAATATGGCCCAATATGAATTCCAAAATAGGCTGTTATCAATATTACATGGTTTAGAAAATAGGGAATAAGTTTATGGAACTTTAGTAGATTTAACCAAGGCATTGACACTGTCACACAtagcattttatttaaaaaacttgaaaaatacgGAATAACTGATGTAGAACTGTTATTGCTGAAAACATATTTGCCAaacagaaaccaaatggtagtttTAAATTCAAATAACAAATCTGACCTCTTCAAGATGAAAtacggagtgccacaaggatctgtACTGGGACCTTTCTTATTTATTGTGTATGTGAATGATCTGCTCAACTTATTAACATATAAATCTGTAATATATGCTGATGGCACAATTTTTATCATGTCTCATAGTGACGCAAATGTTGTCAAACAAATGAACAACTCAATGATGAAAAAGGCAGCTCAATGGTTCCATGAAAACAGactgtcattaaataaaaacaaaactgaacacatcctcttttcC
Encoded proteins:
- the LOC124595104 gene encoding probable N-acetyltransferase camello, translated to MGTVVIRYYQPGDQLQCQEIVKEGIMSTVNTAFFAGLLREITFQSIILVSALLFIFVGVPFRICFLTVPASVVFIVYGGIYFAHVMRAMEVSQEIADIPRVYMSSRDTGFWVAEVHEPLSNTLKPKSEVKYRLATEHDQLNALGGYQRRVVGTIAVMRCRTTDNAAWIRRLAISSDYRRKGIGSALVDRALSFCSERGYKTAELVTTECHSEAGALYFKKGFETKQIYHRQIIGSLVTVMMYSMTKKTDCLSA